The Epinephelus moara isolate mb unplaced genomic scaffold, YSFRI_EMoa_1.0 scaffold1066, whole genome shotgun sequence region CCATAAAGAAAAGGAGATTGTCCCTGAATATAGCCTCCATCTCTTTCACCCTGCGCTTATTCAGCCTACAGCTGGCTAACAgaccccctccctcccttcccctcccctttcctcccctcctctcccctcccctccctccacctcaTGTTTTGTGTTGGACTGCGCTTCTCTCcacgtgcagcagcagcagctcaaagGCATGTAGGAGGAGTTCCCTGAGAGGAATGTGCGTGACTGGCTGGCTGACTGcgatatgtacacacacacacatacacacagcagcagcagctcgtAGCTCACACTTCTGCAGAGCCAGCTGAGAGGGACTCTGTTCTAGCCAGCCTGGCTCTGGTGGGAGGAGGACAGggcgtgtgtgtatttgtaatTGTACTTCTAGCTTTAAGAGGACCTGGCTTATAATGATTAAGAAGTAGCCACGTAATTGTGACCTAATATTTGTTTGACAAAGACAGGAGGAGGGCTTGAAATTATAGGGCAAGCAGCTTTTGCACGTCAGTGTGTTTTACTTGTGTGCTGCAAAGAAAGAAAGCTGTGATTCTCAGAGCTGCTGTGTATCAGCTGACCTCCTGCGGGAATCTGGGAGTTTTCTCTGGAGGAGCACAGAAGATAGAGCGCTAAGACGGGCTCTTCAACCTCCTGCTAAAAATACTCCTACTTTAGATCTAAGCTTCAATTACAGCACAAACAAGGCAggattttgttaattttgttgttgcagGAGACAAAACGACGAGCCACAGCAGCCACTATTTGGCTGGTGACCTAATATACAACAGCCCCCATCTTGCCCCTTGTAAAAACTGCTATGAAATTGGTGATTGTGAATAATAGTGCACAGCAGAGTGGCTCAGCATGAGCTATAATTTGAATGTGACAACCAGCTGAGTATTCCTCGTTAGTCATCTTCTGCTACCACATAAAAGGTAATTTGAAAAGAGTCTTACTGTTGATTCAGAGGGAAACAGGCTGTTTCCTGAATGGTGGAAGGTTGATTCAGCTCTCTGCCCTGCCAGGGCCTGGTCACCCTGCTAGCCCCACCCAACCCCACCCTGGCAAAATTGGTGGAGTAGCTGGTGTTGCAGCATGACTTCTCACTCTGTTCTTTCCAGTCCTCATGTTCAGGTTGAATTGTTGTCTGCAAAAGGTTTTGTAATAATGAGTGTGAATGACATCACTGTCAGTGTTGTCTATACTtgtacgtgtttgtgtgtgtatgtgtgtgcgctgtATAAGAGAGCAGTCAGTGTGTGGCCTCAGCCCTCTGCTCAGCTGACATAGGAGGTCTAAATATATTCCTCTGAAGTGGCCAAACTGGAAAAGTTGTGTCATCCGCTGCCTTCCCCCACACCCCTTCTCTAAACAAGTCTTTCCAGCCAAAGTTAAATAGCCGCATCTCCGTAGGTAAAACCATTCAAGCATTTGTGTCCGTATCATGTTAATACAGGTCTTTTTTATTGCCCCCAGCAGCTGTTACAGGATAGGCACATAAGTAGTTTACCTGCTACTTTCCTCCAGTTGGTTCCTTATTTTGTGTTCAGATGTGAAGAGATTTGGAAAGATATGCCGCTTACCCGCTGTTTCTCTGCCCTGTCCAGATGCAACGGAGGAGTTTTTCGAGTATGACGCGGAGGAGTTCCTGGTGTTCCTGACCTTGCTCATCACAGAAGGGCGGACACCAGAATATTCCGTGAAGGGCAGAACCGAGGGGCTGCACTGTCCACCAGCCCAGTCGGCCATGCCGCCTCTTCACAAGCACGAATGCAGCGACAAACTGCCCCAGGTAGCACATGCATACATCTGTGTACACAGCCTCTCATGTTTTTGCCTAACCTGTCAACAGAAGGCAGTCCCCCCTCTCATTTTACCAGAGGTTGTTGCCGCTTTATTTGCATCATTCAAGTTACCTAAACAGCTGGAACTCTACATCCAACACTAAAATATGAAattcataatttaaaaaaataaattgaccATATAAACAGTGTAGTGTATGGCGTTCAGAGCAGGCAGCCAGTGCAGCCaaaatgtttaccactgtgttagAGAGTGCGGGTCACAGCGAGGTTAATGTCAAAAGCAAGGCAGGAAGTATGGCGTGCGACTGAACACACACTGCTTTGCAGAGCTGCCTCTACACCTGTACGTCACAGTAGGCTTGGGCGATTGGACGAATATATCGCTGTCTTTATAATAGCTAATGCCGTTGCGGACGTGGCAAAAAAAACTTAAGCTGTTATAGCTGTTCTAAAAGCCTCTCATAGGCTTATtgcttgaataaataaatacagataataataaatataggcTAAACGAAgaacaatggaaaaataaagtgcaaaaatcacacaatcacataaaataataaagtccctTTGCGCTGTCTTTAACtcaaaaacagtgttttacatgtttttggagaggaaaacgAGGATGTTAACCTTATCTGGCTTAAGCAAAGTGCGCATAAGGTTAACAACGTTACCAGCCGTGCTAAACACCTGCGCTGATGGCGTGCTTGTTGCCGGTATGCACAGATATTTCCGTGCCATGTTGGACATGAGTGGGCTCGCAAAGCACGCTGCAttttttgctgcattcatgtggtgtcgggaTATCCGAGTTGCcgagttgtttttctgacatgaggTGGCGTTCATGTGAATTATCCCATTCTGAAAGTCATTTTCAGAATGGGCacatcacatgaatgcaacacCCCCCCTCTTTATTTTCttctccgccacacacacaactgccgaATATATCGGCAGCCGCCGGTTGATGGGCTGACGGTGGCTGGTTGGAAATTTTTaacatatcgcccaaccctacgTCACAGCCTGCAAAACAGCTCTGCCGCACGTGCTTTATAAGTGAACTGATTCCACACATCCACAACCAAATTAGTTTGAAAGAAAATGTGACAATATATTTGAATTGCATCACAAATAACTAaatattaattttgttttaacatttgtgAATTATGCAGTTATGTAGTTGTTAGGATTATAAACCAACTGCCTTATCTGTGTAAAGAGATTATATCTTTATGGCCTCTTTTATcattgtttccatggaaacagtgGACAAACAAGCCtgcacaaaattaaaaattggattatttaacttttttcaaCTCGTTCTACCTATTTGAACACTACTTTGAAAAGATTTTTAATATTGTGAACCGAGCAGTGACCTAAATAACATCACTGAGAAATTCCCCTCTAAGTGAGGCTCTTTGCGGGTCCCATCTGCTGTGCCCCTAAATTTCAAGGTCCCGGTGACATTCACTAATAAACACTAACCCTCCACCTTTGTCTGCCGGTGTGTGCGTATCCAGTGTCGGCAGGCAAGGCGAACCCGTTCGGAGGTGATCCTGCTTTGGAGGAACAGCATCCCCATCATGATCGAGGTCATGCTCCTGCCAGACTGTTGCTATGGCGATGAGTGCCCCCCGAGTGACCCCATCAGCGACCCGGTCATCAAACAAGATGCTCTGCTGCTGGAGAGATGGACCCTGCAACCAGTTCCAAGACAGTAaggagcacacacacgcacgtggACAATGCCAGAGAAGAGAGCTACATAGACACAAAGGAGACTGTGCTCACCAACATTTAGTGTAAAGTCTACAGAAGAAATGCTGTATGCTGTATTTCCAAGGTTGCTACCTCCTCCCATAATCCATTGCTGTCCTTGGTTATCTTTACTGTTTGCATGACTAATGCTTTCACATGCTTTCCATGACAGGAGTTAATTTGTATAAATAAGTACAACAAAAGAAGTACAGGCggtaaaacaaacagaaactgtgAAATACATTGAAATAAAATGCCAAGACAATAAAAAGTGTCATACAATTTTCAAATAGATTACTATTCTATATAACGATGTGTTAGTATTGCTGCTTATAGAGCCTCTGTCCTGGTGGCAGATGATTTTCTACAATAACACACcttctgtaagtgtgtgtaaaaGCACACATACCTTGTCAAGAGCTGTGAAATTCTtacttgtatgtgtgtttaagacatttctaatgaattaATTTTaggttttagtgtttttataaTGTACAATATTGCATTATAAAGTTTTTATCTTCCACTAGATCCAAAGACAGGCAAAAGTGAAGGCTGAAGAAgctataaaatgttaaaaatatggaataaaataataataaaactaaaagatgaaaaaaacagGTAATTGCCTTGGCGCTCAGAGGGTTAATCGGCCTTACAAATTGGCCCACTTTCCTTCTAACGTGTAGGAACAGGGAACactgtgttggaaaaacacacacgcacatcctTGAACTGTTTTCTCATTAACCTGACACACTGGCACATTTCCACCTCTTTTtaactgtgtttttaatagAAGCGGCGATCGTTTCATTGAGGAGAAGACCCTGCTGTTGGCTGTGCGCTCCTACGTCTTCTTCTCCCAGCTCAGCGCCTGGCTTAGCGCCTCCCATGGTATCGTCCCGAGAAACATCCTGTACAGGTCAGACATAACACTCACTGAGGACTTTGACACTGGTGGGCTGAAGGCTTTTAGCTACCAGATTATCAAAGCTGCAGGAAACTTTATCTAAGGTTGTATTCTTTTCAAATTTATATATAGGTGTGAAGCTTGTGTGGTTGAAATtgaaacagaggaagaaaaactgATTTTCTGAAGGCTCTCGACAAATCCTAGAAGTTTTAAAGATCCCGTATTGTAAAAAGTCGGATTTTGAtgtcttttttaatgtgaaGAACATATAGGTGCTACACAAATACTCTGAAAGTGTCAAAGCGCTTAATCCACAGAGAAATGCTCGCTCACAGTCCGTATTCGGAAACTGTGCTTTTAAGCGAGCCGTCAGGACTTGAATTTGTGATGTCaaaactacactacactacactgcacTGTTTCAAACTTGAAACATGAACATTCTGAATGGtgcttttgtatttttctgttggagtgttttgcagtgtatgtgaatgacaacagctgacaggaagtaaacatggcCCCAAGCTGTTGCCAAGCAATGAAACTGACAATAGACCAAATCACTGTTGACTTCGCACTAACAACATCAGTCACTTCCAGATAGACAACTGGCTGCTGATTTCAGTTGTATTGATGTTTAAAATCAGCAAACTTCTTGATTTCTTAGGCCTAGTTGTAACATTCAAGTGTATATTTTAGTCAAACGCTTTGGTCCGACCTATCTGATGTCTCTGTTGTGCTtattttatattctgtgttgcaaaacgtattttagccacctagaaaaatgtgtatgtgtaaacTATATTTGTGTATAGTGTACACTCTGCTTTGCCTTGTTCACTAATTAATCCCTGCTGTGGTAGCCCAGCAACTCCAttgttctgcaaagtaaaattactggcTTTGTCAATGGTATCTCGTAGCTTTGATATAacagcctcagtttcctgtcagaGAGGACTGTCTAATGGCAAGGTAacgcagtgaaaatattctaaatatagtgcacaattaaaatgacattgatttttttaatctagCCTTTTTCGAtggcaaagaaaaaagaattgaggcagtgtttgctcagcaccgtttaatttattttacatgaTCGGAGGGTTTTCAAAaagttactgtaaacaaacGTGATTTAGTTAAGACCATATGGACtgtttcaaacttgacaacataaacattctaaatagATCCCTTTGtatgttttgcagtgtttgtgaatgacatcagctgacaggaagtaaacatggacccaagctGTTACCTAGCAATGCTATTCCAGTGAAACAGTCAGTAAAgatagaaagtgctgctacaATGCCATTACAGAGAGCGTACATGGGGAAGACCCAGAAACATTGACCAATCAGATTAGTGAGGGGCTTTTTCAGGAAGAGAGGCTTAGAGACAGGTGCTTAAACAGAGCATTTCACACATAAGCTGAATCAaggtatattcaggcagacggtatgagaaaaataaagtggtttttgagcattaaagcatgtaaatagaaacccaaaatacaaatataaacctgaaaatgagcgtAATATGGGATCTTTAAGGTGTAAGAGTTAACTATGGCGTGTTAATTGaatctctctcactgtctctgtcaaacAGAATCAGTGCTGCTGACGAGGAGCTGGTATGGCAGTTCTCCCAGCCGCCTTCAGAACACATTTTCCCCGTCCCTAATGTGTCCCAGAGTGTTGCACTGCAGGTTCGTGTCCAGTCACTCCCCCGCCAGCCCACCTACCCCACCCTGGCCTGCAGCATCCATACTGGCCTGCCTCCACGTTACAGCAAGACCCCCAGCCTCAGCCCAAACCTCAACAGCCATGGTGGCCTGCCCACCCACAAAAAGAACCAGGACCCCAGTAAAGACAACCTCCTTCACAACTCTAACATCTACAGCAAAACCTCCAACTCCATGTCCGGCCTTCTCCTCAATGGATTACCCATTCCTAACCTTCCCATCAACAACATCCCCATTAACAGCCTCCCCCACActgctgttcctcctccttATAGCAAGAAGAGCCAGGAGCCCGGTGAGGACCACACGTATCAGAACGGAGAGCTTCCGCAGGTCAACATCCCCCAGCGTCAGGGCTCCCCACTGTTCCACAGGTCCCCTCACTCCCCCACGCCCTCCCGCTCCCACTCCCCCTCTCCGCTTCCCACAAGTAAAGCAGGGAAGTGGTTGTACTCGGCTCTCAATGGCTCATCTGACCCCACACAAGTAGAGGACTATGGCTCTGGCACCAACAGCAGTGATAGATCAAAGGGGCCCCTCCCTGAGCCACTGAGAGCTTTTAAAAATTTCTCCTTGGCTGAGCCACCCCGTTGTCCCTCCCCAAGGCCTGCCACCGAGACAAACCCCCTTATTGGCTCCCTGCTGCAGGAGAGACAGGAAGTTATCGCCCGCATTGCACAGAGGCTCAACTTCTGCGACCCCACAGCACCGCCACTCCCTCCTGGCCTTTTTGCTTCTGACAACCCTCCCAAAGCTATGTGGGGCAGTAACCATGACGACATAACTGCCAGTAAGACCAAAGAGCCCGAGGTACCGCCCTATGAGTCTGTGGGACGTGTGTGGCCCGGCCCCTTCAACACACCCGTGACTGACACATCTTTCAGCAAACGGGAGAGCTCCTCCCCTAAACCTGCAGCCTGCAGGAAGCTGAGAATGACTGAGACCAGAgacggagaggaggagagaaatggagagaaagacagagagaaagagaaggagaaagagagggagagagacagctCCCTGATCGCCCAGGCAGTACAAGACATAACTAGACTCATCCAGGAGAGACTGTctgtcccctctctgtccccaAGGCACAGCCGAAGCGGCAGCCATCTGCACCACACGCACACAACGACAGTCACACACACGGTCCGCACGTACTCACGCACCACACACATCCCACAGGCCTCACACACTGCCACCAACGGCTACACCAACGGCCACATACCCAGCCATGAACCTCACAGAGGCAGCAGTCGCACCGCTGCCACACCCGCGCCCGTTTGCACAGACAAGCCCCGAGTTGATCCGGGGACCGAATGCCATTCACCCCGGGCCCAAAATGGTGCTCACTTTACACTTGAAGAACCCTCATTGAAAGACCAGTCCCACACCCAGGCTGGTCGGTGTTTACGAACTCCCCCACATGAAAAGCTCAGAGTCAGGACACCCAGCAGCCATGAAACCCCCCCTGCCTCCCCTGTCCTTGAGAACAGCCCAAGGAATGCCCAGATCTTTAGTTGGACTTGCAATGCTGCCAGTCCAGCCATGAACTGTAACATAAGCCACAACCACAGCAAGCCTCAGTCCCAGACACAGTGCTGTGCACCAGCCCAGGCCTCTGCCTTGCAGGATGAGAACCAGGCACCCTCGGTGTCTGGATGCTCCAGCACCTCCAGTCcagacatgactcccccttctaCAGTCCTGGTAAGGGACTCCCCATTTTCATAAACATTGTTTGTCCATATATCAGTGAGTGATAGCCCATTAACTAATCTGCGATTATTCTATTTCGTCCCACCCTATCCCTGAGACTTGGTTTAACTGCATCACTATAAAAGGGattgttcaacattttggcaaataatCCTGTTAGCTTTATTGCTGACAGTTGGAAGAGAAAATTGATACCAATTTTATGTCTGTATGGCAAATATGAAGCCACAGCCAGCAGccacttagcttagcacaaagacaggGAACAGCGGGAAACAACTCGCCTGACTCTGCCCAAAAGTAGATATAAAAGGATGGTGTCTGCTCAGGTGCTCTTTGGGTACACTGTCTTCAGCCTCTTTTGGTGTGCTCAGCCAGACAgaagttttgtattttttaacagaTGTCAGCCAATATACAGTAGAATGTTTTCATATAGAAAGCATGTGTTGATAGTCTGTTGTTAAAAATCTTTTCAATAATTGGAGAATTGTAATTCCTCACCGTATTTTTATTTTtcggggggaaaaaagaatcACAAGGCCGACTACAGAAGCTTCAATTAAGTTATTGAGTTATTGAGACCTTAAACAAGTGCAGACCAGACTGCACATGTGTTGTACCCCAATGATATGACACAATTTGAGACTGTGTCCCAGCTTTCATTTAATATCCTTGGCTGTTAGCAGTAGACTCCTCTTCATCAtgatatcaatcttctcatgctcagcaagaaagcaaataggtgtgttttctgaaaatgttgaacTCTTCTTTTAAGTCATAttctaaaaacaacatttagctTCTATTATTATAGGAAATTATATATTTGATTAAACAAATAACTTATTCCAGACAAAATTGTTAAGCAGCCTAAATGATTTACTAAGGCATTGAAGCCTTAAGGGGAACGCCACCTAAATTAATAATTCCAgcatgttatttccatggcctaagAAAGTtaaatcagtatttgtgaacatgagctgctctctctcaaagccagaaaccacagAAATAAGTCTCAatcttgtgatgtcatagggtataaagtctggagctgcttcatagacaatgaatggaagACTGATACTGTGAAGCCAcaggatgtttgttttctttttaatacccaaatgagctttattctatcaTAGTGATCTCAGctctgagacacaaaatgtacccatatactcagaacgttcccctgggtgctctcagtgtcatctggaacatctttcccaattcattgtcaatggagcagctccagactttgtaCTTGATGATATCATACGTTTGAGCTTTAGCACTTTAGCTTTTGGTTTTGGGACAGATGTGTTCATGTTTACTTGTATTTGTGGACTGT contains the following coding sequences:
- the atosa gene encoding atos homolog protein A; this encodes MPPLHKHECSDKLPQCRQARRTRSEVILLWRNSIPIMIEVMLLPDCCYGDECPPSDPISDPVIKQDALLLERWTLQPVPRQSGDRFIEEKTLLLAVRSYVFFSQLSAWLSASHGIVPRNILYRISAADEELVWQFSQPPSEHIFPVPNVSQSVALQVRVQSLPRQPTYPTLACSIHTGLPPRYSKTPSLSPNLNSHGGLPTHKKNQDPSKDNLLHNSNIYSKTSNSMSGLLLNGLPIPNLPINNIPINSLPHTAVPPPYSKKSQEPGEDHTYQNGELPQVNIPQRQGSPLFHRSPHSPTPSRSHSPSPLPTSKAGKWLYSALNGSSDPTQVEDYGSGTNSSDRSKGPLPEPLRAFKNFSLAEPPRCPSPRPATETNPLIGSLLQERQEVIARIAQRLNFCDPTAPPLPPGLFASDNPPKAMWGSNHDDITASKTKEPEVPPYESVGRVWPGPFNTPVTDTSFSKRESSSPKPAACRKLRMTETRDGEEERNGEKDREKEKEKERERDSSLIAQAVQDITRLIQERLSVPSLSPRHSRSGSHLHHTHTTTVTHTVRTYSRTTHIPQASHTATNGYTNGHIPSHEPHRGSSRTAATPAPVCTDKPRVDPGTECHSPRAQNGAHFTLEEPSLKDQSHTQAGRCLRTPPHEKLRVRTPSSHETPPASPVLENSPRNAQIFSWTCNAASPAMNCNISHNHSKPQSQTQCCAPAQASALQDENQAPSVSGCSSTSSPDMTPPSTVLRAHSPSPLRPCNSWKKQNRHSLDATATKAFHPCTGLPLLSSPVPQRRNQTGYFDLDTSVAGCKGLPWASGKRVCPKREGYTDESQQLFSASAPPASLSLLGNFEECVLNYRLEPLGLVEGFTAEVGASGSFCPSHLTLPVEVSFYSVSDDNAPSPYMGVINLESLGKRGYRVPPSGTIQVVRRLSGFCFHKCSNDLKIFTSIKYLHHGVHT